One Marmota flaviventris isolate mMarFla1 chromosome 17, mMarFla1.hap1, whole genome shotgun sequence genomic window, tgtgtgcacacacacccccacTCCCTCTGCCTCTCTGTACCTCCCAAAGATGGCCACAAACTAACCTTCACCTGCCACCTAGCTCTTGGCCCGGTTGCCCCCACCTACGCTAACACCTTCCTGGCAGCACCCTATCCACCCCCTCAGCCCTTTGGATGCCAGAGCCTGGGGGCCTGGGGCAAGGCGCACCTGGAACAGGTTGATGCTGTTCTCCCGGAAGTGGAGCGGGAGGGGGTGGGGTCACTGAGGCAGGCGGGGTCCCTTGAAGCCTATATCCCTGTCTCCACAGAGGCATAAAGCAGCCTCTCCTGGCAAAGGACAGTCATCCTCTCAACCTACAGGCAGAGCAAGCCCTGGGCCCTCACTCCACACCAGGTTTCCTGAAGGACCCAGAGCATCATTCCCTGGTAAGAATTTGATGAcgggagaggaggcaggggacaGTTTGGTGATCTAGGGAGCTGAGTGGGACCAGAAGGGCAGTCGGGTAGGTATCCTGATAGATCTTGGGGACGGAAGGGGAGGTGGCCCAGTGAGCGCCTCTCTGGTGAGGAGTCCCATGTGCCCCCAGTTATCCCCAAGAGGTTGTCCTAGCCCATCATGGTCCTCCCAGGAGTAAGGGGTGACAAAGCACATTGAAGCATGAAGAATGGCCTCACACATCTGTGACTGTGCCTCCACTTCCCTGACTCTGTGAGGTACCACAAGAAAGCAAGGCACTTCCAGGCCAGCTGGTAGGTTCTCTTCCACCCACAGGGATAATCTGGGTGTGCCTCCAGCTGCCCAGCAGAGCACCTGGACTTGAACATCAAAGACAGAGATCTAAGATGGTGAAGCTCGGGCTCTCGTAGGCCCCACATTCTCTGAGGCCCTCTTACCCCAGCATGTGTCTCCCAGggctgcattcattcattcattcattcttttttcttttccgcACTCATTTGCCAAGCTCcaactctgtgccaggcactgcctTGGTACTGATGCTACAGAGGTGACTAAGACCCATTGCCAGCTGTCGGGGAAGTCGCAGTAGAGTAGGTGAGTCAGGTGAAGAGATCATAACAACATAAAGTGGCAGGTGTTTCAGGAGATGTACACAGCACTTGGCTGTGAAGTCACCAGATGCCTGAAGGAGTGAGGGGAGGTGTCACCAGGGAGTGACCTAAATTgagtctttaaaaaatgaataggaaTGCTTTAGACTGGGAAGAGGGTATGAAAAGCAGAGAGAACAAAGGCAAAGAACATCAACATGCCTGGAGCAGTGGGGCAGCCACCATGATGGGAAGTGAACCCCCATCAACAAAGGGCAGCTAGTGCAGTGCCCAGCTCTGCCTTCCCGCACCTTGACCCCAGTGGTGGCTGCTTCCCTGGCAATGGCTGCTCCCAGGTGTGAGAGAAAGCTTCACTTCTACAGCTAATGAAATGCTCCATCCAGGCTCTgtgactgtgaaaaaaaaaaaagaatgtagactGAGAAAAGAGCCCTTTGGTTGTGGCTTCCCTAGCCCGCCATGTAAGCTCTGGAACCTGAGTCTCCTCACCATAACGTGAAAACTTCTCGGGTTCTTTCCAGGTCTAACATTTGAGAATTCAGGCATCTTTAAGAGCTCCCCCTGCCCCAGAGCAGGGTGGCTCCCCACGGCAGGGACCTTACCAGGTCCTTGGCAGCCATCTGGACAGTCTCATCTCTCTCCTCACAGGGACAATGACCATGTTTGAAAATGTCACCCGGGCCTTGGCCAGACAGCTAAACCCTCGAGGGGACTTAACACCCCTGGACAGCCTCATTGATTTCAAGCGCTTTCACCCCTTCTGCCTGGtgttgaggaagaggaagagcacACTGTTCTGGGGGGCGCGCTATGTCCGCACCGACTACACCCTTCTGGATGTGCTTGAGCCAGGCAACTCACCCTCAGGTGAGCCTCAGCCGTGGGACTGGATTCTGAGGGGTGCTGCCGGGTAGGAGTCAGGCACCTGCCCCACGAGGAGGACTGGGAAGCTCCTCTCTGACCTGCTATGGTTAGGAGTCATCTCCTCGACAATCTCATTAGGAGCTGAACAGATGACAGAGAATGCCTCTCACCCCAGACCCTTCTATCTTCTCCTTCCTGCAGATCCAACAGACTCTGGGAACTTTGGCTTTAAGAATATGCTGGACGCCCGAGTGGAGGGAGAGGTGGATGTACCAAAGACGGTGAAGGTGAGGGGGACTGCCGGGCTCTCCAGGAACAGCACGCTGGAGGTCCAGACACTCAGTGTGGCTCCCAAGGCCCTGGAGTCCTTGCACGAGGAGAGGTGAGAATGGAAAGGGCACAGGGGCtagcagggtggggtggggtgaggcagGGCATGGAAACGGTGCATTGGGCCCTGAGTGAAAAGGTGAGACCCTCACACTGACCTACGCCAATGTGGTCACCACGGGGAGTGTATTCAGGCCATTTCCTAAGCACTCCTTTCTGTCCTTCACTACCCCCAGTGTCACACACACCTGGGGATGAATGCATCCACGTTCATGAGACCTTGGAAAAGTCATTTCTCTCAAAACTTCAGTTTTCTGAATGATGGAGTTAGATGATCATTCCTAAGGTTCCTTCCAACTCTAGAACTATTAAATGCCTTAAAATGGGGAGGGGCCTGATCTTAAACTGCTCCCCCCTGAAGCATGAGCCCAGTGGTCTGCTCCCATAAGTGAAGCTTTCTGCCTGGCCCCATACACACACCAAGCACACCCTCGGGGATGCTGTCCCAACAGCACATGGGGTGTGGCAGATGCCACATTGATGCTAGGCTCCATGTATGTTTGGCTTGATGGGGGAACTGACTTTCAAGTAGTTAAGTAGTGGTTAAAAAGAAGAGGTAAGGACTGGGGAGTCCAGCTGGAAGGGCTGGAGTGTTCAGAAGTTACTCAGTAAACATTTGCACCACTCTGGTTGAATGAAAAGCATCCTGTTTTGGGCTTGGGTACCCCTCGAGCATCTTTGTCCAAGAACTCTGTGACCTAGGAAGGTGAAAACTAACATATCGGCAATTACTAAAATCCAAGACAAGAAGTGGTCAGTGCCAGGGGAATGAACCTTGTGGAAGGCCATAGGAACTTCTCATCAGGGAAAGAAGGTAAGACCCCACAGAGGTGGTGGCCCATGATCTAGGGcttgaaagatgaaaagaaattattcaCCAGGGCTGGGAGAAGACACACAGGTGAGACCTCTCAAAACCAATAAGAACAGTCCATCTGGCAGGTGCAAAAGAGGCACCCGTGAAATAAGAAGAAGATGCAGGGTGGACTCAGCTCATGGAGGATCAGGGCCAAAGAAAGGAGGTGGACTTGTAGGCTCTGATGTGTCCCATGACAAGATGGAGGAAGTTGTTGGatagaggaagagggagaggggttTGAGAACCAGGAAAGATACCGTTCTACTACCCATCAGAGATGTAAAATGACGACAAGAGCTGGGCGAGAGCAGCTGGAATGAAGACAGAGGAACAGATGGACAGCCTATTCTATGCAGAGGGCAATAGAATGGCCAGATGCAGTggggtatgcctgtaatcctagcaatttgggagggtgagacaggaggattacaagttcaaggccagcctcagcaacttagcgaggccctaagcaacttagcaagaccctgtgtcaaaataaactacaaaaagggctgggatgtgactcagtggttaagtgacactggattcaatctccactactactactactactactactactactaataataataataataataataataataaaggcaatAGAATGGACTTGGCTTGGCAGCTGATTGCAGGGTGAGGGCAAAGATTTTGTCAAAGATGACCTTGCGTTTTGACCCAGATTGTGACATTATGAGACATTGAAGGTGACATTACAGGTGATAAGAAGACAGAGGTGAGAAGTGGATCTGTAGAGAAAGATTGTGAGTTTCTCttagacattttaaatttgtgGTTCTGCTTTGGCATCAGCTGAGAACGTTTAACAGGTAGTTGGAATCAAGGACCTAGAGATCAGGAGTGAGAAGGTGCTTTGGGCCCTCAAGTAAAGACACATATGTGTTGAACAGCAAAATAATACTGTAGAAACTGGGGGGAAAGTTGGAGGGATTTCCAAGAGCAGAGGGGTGAGAACAAGATCTCTGAGAACATAGCATTTTATGGAGCCAAATAAACTGGAAAAGGGGGATTCAGACAGAATGGGTAAGATTCAGGAGCCAGAAAGACAGGGGCAGAACCAGCATGGTATAGTGTGCTCAGAAACCAAGAGAAGACAGAGTTGCCTTGGACAGCAGGTGCAGTGTCATTGATTTTGATGAACAttgatttttgtcattgtgatTTCAGCTAAGTTGGGGAAATAGAAGCCAAGTTATAGAGAATTCAGAATTCAGGGCAGTGAGGAATTAGAGAGTGGGTACAGTTGGGTCTTTTGAGATATTTGCCAATaaagtaaaggaaagaaataggaTGGTCATTTGAGAGAGTAACTGGATCAAAGGAAGTGAGTTTTTAGGATCAAGGACGTGTTTATATGAGGAAGtaaacagaaggagaaaaaagagaggagagactGGTGTTAATGGCAAGAGATGAACCCAGAAGAGATGAAGTGGAAGGCAAGGAAGGAGAATCATGGCCAagcagaaggagaagaggaaaggaagcaaCCATGAGGCCCTTTCTGGGCCAGGTTCTGTGCCAAATGATGACCTGGTTTACCTCCACACTGGAGGGAACCATCTTTATCCTCCTTTTATAGATGAGGCAACTAAGCCTCAGAGAAGCTGTAGTTGATCTGGGTTTCCAACTCAGACTGATCCCAGAGTCCTTACTCCTTCCCTGTCACCATAATGTCCAGTTCCTACAAATGACCGTAGAAAAGAGAAGGGCATGGCCCAGGTGGGGAGAAGCTCTGGATGGTCCCCTTATCCTTCTTCTGCCACAGGAAGCTGGCAGCAGATCACCCTTTCCTGAAGGAGATGCGAGATCGTGGTGAGAATCTGTAtgtggtgatggaggtggtggaGACGGTACAGGAGGTCACTCTGGAGAGAGCCGGCAAGGCAGAGGGCTGCTTCTCCCTCCCGTTCTTTGCCCCACTGGGGCTACAGGTTTggttcaaacacacacacacacacacacacacacacataggcatTTGCATTCCCAGAGGTTTCATTAACTTTGCTGGACAGGTACCCACTCAGGATACTGAAGAAGACTTACTGACTTACCCCTTCTCCTACCTCCTCAAGATCCAAACCCTAGTTGGCCAGACACAACCCCCTTCTCCAGTTGATGGTGCCCAGTGTGAGCAGATCTCTATTCCAGATGCCACAGGGAATATTGGGAAGGGGAAACATGCTCCTGAGTTTTCCCTCATAGTACTCCCAAGCTAAAAAACAGAGCTCCTTGCTCACAGAAAGTTCTCAGGCTCAAAGTCAAGATGCATCAGTTAAATCCCAGAGACTACAGTCATGGGAAATTCAATGGAAATACGCAAGGCTCACATACCTATACCTAGTAAGTGTAAATATTCAAGGGATGATTTGGCATTTGGGGACAGGAGGAGAGATTAGTCATGAAAGACTTCTGAATGAGGTAAGCAAAGGACagatggagaagagaaagaaggaatcaGGGCCTGGAGGTGGGACAGGGTGGTGTACAGGTACTTGATGGAGCAGGTTGGCCCAGTTCCTTTCATGCATCTGAACCAGGAAGAATCCTGGATGGGCACTGGAAATGAGTGGGAGGGCTTCAAAGCCCGTTCCACAAGTTCAGACTGGATAGAAAGATGATCTGGGACACTACTGAATGGTTCCCAACTTGCTATCTCCCCAAAGCTCTCAGGCCTGGCTTTCCACCTGCCCCCACCACCACTCCCAATGTCTCATGCTTAGGATTTCTGCAAATTCACAAATCCTCATTGTCTAATTCTAGGGATCTGTAAACCACAAGGAGGCTGTAACCATCCCCAAGGGCTGCGTCCTAGCCTTTCGAGTGAGACAGCTGATGGTCAATGGCAAAGATGAATGGGGTGAGCGGAGTCCTGGAAGATTTTTCCCTAAGATGACAATTACTCGCATCATTACCAAGGCATCCTGGTCCCCTCTTGTGGCCATGTCAGGGAATGGCAGAAGGAGTGTATTGTATCatccagtgctggggactgagccaCAGGGCCTGCTccagaggaagggggaaggggctTCTGGGTTCTGAGCATCTGCTGGGTGCTAGGCATTGTGGAGGCTGGGACAAGggacataaaactaaacaaaatcagCCTCCACTCTCAAGAAACCAAAGGAGGATCAATGCCAATACTAGGATGCCAAGTAGAAACAGTGCTATCTAGGAGAGAACTTCAAACTTCCTGTAGTGGAGGTCGAGTGGAGAATTAGATGAGCCATTTGAGGGACAGGATCTAGCCCTGAGAAAGGGGCCCTTGGGCTTGAGGCTGGAGAAAGAAGGGTAAGCTATCTCCTGATCTTCTTCTCTTGCTCCTTGCAGATATTCCCCACATCTGCAATGATAGCATGCAAACCTTCCCTCCAGAAGGTAAGTGAACTGGCTCTCCACagctcctgccctgccctctaCTAGCAGATTCTGTAATCCCTCTGGGAGCCCCCTGCTTTTGTCTCCCACATCCCAGAATATCTATCCTCAACTTTAGGAAAGACAGAGGTATATAAATAGTGCCCACAAGGGacagagagaaggacagagacCAGAGACACAATCAGAAGCAGAAACAGGACTCGGAGTCAGTGTGTGTTGCCAAATTGTGGGAGTGGATGAGCTAACAGGATCTCCATGTGTTTGTATAATCATCCCCCATGAAGCTACCTTGACAGATGCTTTAGACAAAAAAGGCAGAAATTAGTTTTATGCTGACCGATGTGCATTGTTTCTCTCTTCAGAAAAGCCAGGAGAGGGGAAATGCGCACGTAAGTGATCCTATCACTCAACTGCAACTTTCTTGACTCTAGTTTAAAAAACACTAGTCTTTTCCCCTCCTGCGTGAGACTGACAGGGAAGAGGGCAGAGCAGGTCTCATTAGCAATTGTCCCTGACAAATGGCAGAAATTCTGCTAGCTTAGGAAAAAGCAGTGGAAGGGGGAGACCTTTGGACAAGATGCCCAGGTGGTCTGATATCTCAGACATTTATCCCCAAAGTCCTTGGTAGCTATAACCTATTTCAAACATATGTGTTACTCTGCCACCCAGAGACAAAAACTGAGTCACAGTGATGCCAACTCCATCTGGATGCCCCTTTTCACATTCCTGATAGCTCTTCTCCTGACCCATTCCTGATTCCCAGGAATGGTGCAAGAGTATCTTTAAGATAGTTGGGATCTCCCAGGAGCCAGACTGGACCTGTTACCGCATTCCGATTAGTGTTTCATGCCCTGGGGATGGCTGCCAATCTGAAGGTCTGTATTCttatctattttgtttgtttttcttatgttttccaGTTATCCAGGCATCTGATGTTGGTAAGGAATTTTGTTTCTTCCAAGATTTTGTCACGAAGGTGGCAGGAGAAGCATTAGGGTAGAGGGAAGGCCAGGCAAGGGCTGAGTGCCAGGTTCTAGGGTTTGGAGCCACTTCCAGGGAACCACTTTTCTGGTGCAGAATCAATGTATTCCCTGGATGCCAGGCCCCGAGAAAGCCAAGTTCTGGTTCATGCTCTCCCTGGATACAGAGCCACTGCTCTCTGAAGCATCCCCGTCTTGGCCTTTAGGAGGTCACCAAAGTCATTCTCCCTTGTCTACTAAATCTTGAGAAGGGAGATTAGACCTTCCTCTCAACGTTTAGCTGGCATCTCTGAGAATGGGAAGTTATTTGCTTACTGATACAGGATGAGGCCTGGGGTCTCCAGGATGATTAATTGTTGGATTAGATGACACCGCCTTGCCCCACCCCTTCTGTTGGGGCTGGAGGATAACTTCATAACTCTGATCCTTGGTAAAGAAAAAAAGGCCATCTCAAGCTGGAAGCAGGGGATGGAGCCCTGAGTGGGGCGAGGGGAGGAGCCTAGGGGAGAACACTTTCTAAAAGAGAGGAGAGGCTGTCAGTTGAAGGACTGGTGTGTATATTTCCTGTCCTCATAGGGGAGGTACATGAGGATTTTGGGACACTGAAAGAAGAGGTTCAGAGAGAGACCCAAGAAGTGGAGAAGCTGAGTCGAGTGGGGCAAAGTTCCCTGCTCAGCTCCCTTAGCAAACTtctagggaagaaaaaagaactcCAAGACCTGGAGCTTGCAGTAAGTCCCCAGCAGGAGGATGGGAGGTGTGGCAGAAGGAGGGGTTTGGGTGGTGGGCATTTGGGGCACTGCTCTTGGTGGGGATACCTGACAGAGGCAAAAAGTGGCCAATGGCCAGGAAAATAACTTCCCTGAGACTGGGCAAGTGCCCCCAGGCTACCAGGTGACCACTGCCCTCTCTGTCCCCTGAAAAAGGCCAAACCATACAGGTTTCCCTGAGATACACACTCCCTTTCATGGACAGAAGGTGGACAGTAGACCAAAAGTGCCTCTGCTGGAAGGAGCCAGAAGCTTTCCAGAGTCCAGAATCCAGTAACCAAGGAACGCAGGAGTCTAATCCTTTACAGGATTTGTTACTACATAAAGAGAAActgggaaaagggagagaagtgCCATGTATCGAGGGACTATCATGTGTCAGGTGCCACCTGTTCaaacttttttgtcattttttggtaccggagattgaacccaggggcacttagccaccgagccacatcctcatccctttttaatattttacttagggctggggatgtgactcaagtggtagtgcactcgcctggcatgcgtgaggcactggtttcaatcctcaccaccacaaaaaaaataaatatattgtgtccacctaaaactaatatatatatatatatatatatatatatatatatatatatatatatatattatttattttattttatttacttagacAATGTCTCaatgagttccttagggcctcgctgctgaggctggctttgacctcccatcctcctacctcagcctcccaaggccctaggattacaggcgtgaatCACCACACCAGGCTTGTTTGGGCAATCTTAAATGTCACCTACCTTTTCCCACAGCTTGAAGGGGCTCTAGACAAGGGACATAAAGTAACCCTGGAGGCACTCCCAAAAGATATCGTACTATCAAAGGAGGCTATGGATGCTGTCCTCTATTTCCTTGGAGCCCTAACAGGTAAGTAGGGAATAAAATCTTCACTTTTTCAGTGATAGAAATGAATCACCTGAGTGAATACCAGGACATTATACTACAGTTTTTGtagtttatatatacatttttttaaaagagtagattcttttttttaagagagagagagaattttaatatttattttttagttttcggcagacacaacatctttgttagtatgtggtgctgaggatcgaacccaggccgcacatatgccaggcgagcgcgctcccacttgagccacatccccagctctatatatgcatttttaaaaagtagttctATTCCTAAGGATTCATTTGATCtctcttttgtgtatgtgtatattttgttgttattattatttttggtatcagagattgaacccagggatgcttaactactcagccacattcccagcccatttttatattttatgtagagacagggtctcgctgagttgcttagggctttgctaaattgctgagtctgactttgaactcccgattctcctgcctcaacttcccaagccaccacatctggctcacTTGATCTCTTTGGATAACGTGAGAAGACAGTCTTTCTTATAGATTTGGGAATTAAGCCCACTTTTTTCAACTACATATATAAACCTTCTGCACATAGCTAAGCTCACACACTTCTATACTGATATCTGTTAGCTTTCATTTCTGAGAGTAACATCCTATAATCTTGTCTCTacattctctccttccctctacATGAAACATCCCCCCACTTAGAAAACTCTGGTGGTTGGAGTCAGGTGATAGGTGGCGAAGAAGGGGaggaaacaaggaagaaaaaaaactctCTTGTCCTTTAGGTATAAGCTGAGGTGTTTGTTCCCATAAGAAGGCTGCCTTCAAAAGCCAGAACCAAAGTAGACCCCTCAGCCATGGCTCCCTTAACACCCCAAACTGTAATTCCACTACAGTTTCTTTGTCTTCTCTATAAGACTGCAATTTTCTTGAGTGAAGGGAGTATGATTTTTACATAACACCTGGCAGAGAAGCCTAGCATAGTGCAGGCATTCAAccatgaatgaaggaatgaattaaTCAATCAATGCGTGCCTGAGTTCCAGAAGTATACTATTTGGAGTCTGCTATCCTCTCTGCACCAACAACATacatctctttctctgcttttttttttctccagtgctgAGTGAAGCCCAACAGAAGCTTTTGGTAAAGTCCATGGAGAAAAAGATCCTACCAGTGCAGCTTAAGCTGGtgagaaatacacacacacacacacacacacacacacacacacagtgtcagGCAGAGTTCAGGAGGAAGTAGCTAGAACCAATGGAAAGGTATAGATTTAGCCTGATGACAGAAGAGTCTGGAAGGCCTCTCCCTTATTCCAAGAGCTCATGCTCACTTCTCTTTCcatgtttcttcctttttgttattTCACAACAAGGGGAAGGGCGAATTTCTGGCCATACTCTGGGTTTATCAGCCTGTTCTTgggagaagagacagaaaacTGGCTTTGCTTATTCCAAGTGATGTAAGCAAATCTTTTAATGTCTCTGAGTCTATCTCGATTTATTCCTCAGTAAAATGGGGCCAAAATAAATGCACTGCTGATTGTATAGGGCTGTTAAAAGACCCCCATGGAGCTGTAATGTGAAAGATAAGGAGTTATGATAAGGAGAATATAACCTTATGGTTTTTACAAAGTCGGGAAGAAGAAGAGAGCCTTCTAGATCTTCCTTTCCATGATATTTTGTTTGGTTCTTGCAGGTGGAGAGCATGATGGAACAGAATTTTCTGCAGGATAAAGAGGGCATTTTCCCCCTGCAACCTGAGTTGCTCTCCTCCCTTGGTGAAGAGGAACTGACCCTCACAGAAGCTCTAGTGGGGCTGAGTGGCCTGGAAGTGCAGCGATCAGGCCCCCAATACACGTGGGATCCAGACGCCCTCCCCCACCTTTGTGCCCTTTACGCTGGTCTCTCCCTCCTTCACCTGCTAACTAAGGCTTCCTAATGAAACTTCTGTCTGCCCCCTGCTCCCCAGTGCCTGCCCAGACTCACAGTGCTGTGTCCTTAATACCCAAAGGCATTTCAGAACTACCAGGACAAAGAGGACTAAAATCCTAATTGATCACCCATGATAACCAAGTTCTACCTGCCCCACTCTGTATCTCACCCTCTACCTCCACAACCCACTAAGCTGGTCTGCTAATGCCTAAATCCTGTAGAAATAGAAGCACTCAACCTTTAAACTATGAGCCATTTcagcaaaactgaaaaaaaaaaaagataaattagttTCCTATCCTAATCTCTCCCACTTGTGCTTAGAAAAAAACAAGCTTTATAGGAATTAGAGGAAATTAGGATAATGTGTCTTTTggtgtttttctttaaagaatttgtCATGGGATGAACCAAACAGCTATGTACAACCACaaagttctaataaaaataaataaaaaacaatttgtcATAAGGAAATTctttatgccaaaaaaaaaaaaaaaagaaagaaagaaagattaaccTACTACCTATGAATCATATGTACAAGATACTACTCTACTGTCCTCAGGTCAGTTGGAAAATGCTTAGAGAACATTTATAAGGGTATAGAAAGTGGAATGTAGAATGACAAGATCATCAAGGCATcttgtcttcaaataaaaacatttggagTCCTCTAGCCCTAGGTTGAGGGATTAGGGGTGGGAAAAAATAGAGCTAGTACAAGCACACAAGAAGAAAACTTTCAAGTTTGTTGATTAGAAAATGCAGATGAATCTTTAAAAATGGAACCCAAAAATGAGATTGacccaaaacttttttttttttttaaattgtgttatcTCCACCAGGCATAATGGTGCacaaatcccagcaactcaggagaatgAGATAGGAATaacacaggttcaaggccagcctccgcaacttagtgagaccctaagcaactcagtgaaaccctgtctcaaaataaatttttaaaaagggctgagaatgttgcttagtggttaagtgccccaggggtcaatccccagtacccaaaaaatccccagtacccaccccaaaattgtatt contains:
- the Gsdma gene encoding gasdermin-A codes for the protein MTMFENVTRALARQLNPRGDLTPLDSLIDFKRFHPFCLVLRKRKSTLFWGARYVRTDYTLLDVLEPGNSPSDPTDSGNFGFKNMLDARVEGEVDVPKTVKVRGTAGLSRNSTLEVQTLSVAPKALESLHEERKLAADHPFLKEMRDRGENLYVVMEVVETVQEVTLERAGKAEGCFSLPFFAPLGLQGSVNHKEAVTIPKGCVLAFRVRQLMVNGKDEWDIPHICNDSMQTFPPEEKPGEGKCALIQASDVGEVHEDFGTLKEEVQRETQEVEKLSRVGQSSLLSSLSKLLGKKKELQDLELALEGALDKGHKVTLEALPKDIVLSKEAMDAVLYFLGALTVLSEAQQKLLVKSMEKKILPVQLKLVESMMEQNFLQDKEGIFPLQPELLSSLGEEELTLTEALVGLSGLEVQRSGPQYTWDPDALPHLCALYAGLSLLHLLTKAS